The window CACACGTTATCAAAGAGGTCTTAGGAAAACAAAGACTAGTTTTCTGGTCTTGTTTTATAGCCAAGGACATCTGTCTTAGGTTTCCTTCTGCAAGAATAAATACTACATCTCAGAATGTTGCATTTGATAACCCCAGCCCAACATGCAATGCTAAAACAGACAAGAGATTTTTCTGGTGCACAAGTACATGACCACAGCCTTAAAATTTTCTATACAACACTGGAGCTGTAGGTCTCTGTGGGACTAGATCTGTCTTGCCATTCTCCATAGCACCTGGGAGCACTTTAAACTGATTAGAACATTCTCTAACACACATCAATACAAACCAGAAGCAGTTTAGCAGAGTGCCCAAGAATCATATCCACTAAAATAATGAAGTATTAAGATGGAATGAATGAATACACCTacaaaaaactatttttgtgtttcttaaaatacaCCTGACTCTCCTCTGTGACTGAGGATTTTTCAGCTTCCTGAACACACTTGATCTAATTTTTACTGATATCCCAGCACTATATGCTATTCAATTATAGCAAcaattttataagaaaaagagcaaattaGTTaatacaagaggaaaaaaccaaatttaGATGCCTTACATGAGATCATGACACCCATAACCCAGCACTGTAAGATGGCCCTGCAGGgatgagctgcagctcctctcccactgCTCACCTGGGTGCTGATTTGCAGGGGCACAGTCTGGGTCCGGATCCATGAGTGCACCTCTGCAAGCTCCTTCTTCTGCCCATCTGTAAACCaaggctgctgcttcttcatgactgccagcttctccagatCCTGCTTTAGAACTTCCTCTTTGATTCTGCAGGGAAGGGATACCTGTGAGCACACTGTACTACACAAGCAAGGCAGGCACTGACACTGAGAGTCTCTTCACCACAATCTATGGCTAAAGCCTAGACAGCATCAGCTGTTGAAAGGGAACTGTACTTTGTACCTTATTTGCTTTGTAAGGCTGCTTTCAACACTGGGCTAACAGTCTGAGGTTTGtttgctgttggttttgctGGGAGTTTTTAGTTgtttggtgtgggttttttttgttttatggcTTTATGTGGTGCTTTTTTCATGTGGAATATAATTGCAAATTATATGTGTATGAGCTAATTATAAGCAACTTGCAAATAACCTGAAGTTTTACCCCTTTATGCAAAGTACAGGAAAATAACCAATCCCCTTaatatttcagcaaaaaagGTTACATGTTACCTTCTTTTAACAGAGAGGGGGAATGGGAAAGCAAAAGTAAGTAAATAACCAGGCCTAAACTGCACAAAGATAATCTCAGACACCTTCTTAAGTTTCATTGGTATGTGTGCTGTTTCCACAGTCTCACTTTAATCCTGTAGTTCCATGAACAATTCCAAACTACATGTCAGAAATTGTTGATGTTTTCCAACCTGTTTGGCATTTGGTAATTCATTAGAACTCTCTCAGGTGTGTGATCCATCATCACCCAGGCTGACTCATGTTTCGATTTATAAGCTgtccctttttcttctgcttcctgatTCTTCTCTTCTTTGGAAGCTTCAGAAGAATAATTACTGGCAAAATacttgctgcttttcccactACCTGCTGAGAAtgaccatgaaaaaaaaaaaaaaaaagaaaaaaaaaaaagaagaggcagATGCCTGGAAAATCCCAGTAATTCAGCACAAAAAGTACACCATCCCCAGTGTATTCTTGCAAGTTAGTTCTGTAACACAAATTCAGGTATTCCCAATGATTGCTCTAGCAATTACTGCCTATTGAGAATTCAGAGATAAAGTGCATTCTCTCAAATTATTCAAGATCTCCAAAACTGCATTCACTTTTCTCAAAATTAATTGGCTCAGCTTCTCTGCTTCTGAGAGATCCTGCTCTAGGCAGATTTACCTTTAGTCAATAAAGATGTAAAACAGTATCTAACGCAGAAAGAAATGATgatgagaaaaatgaagagtgACTTCCAGGTTAAAGGAATAGCTTCTTAGACTCACATTTCCAACCACAGTGACTGAAACAAACTTGGCTTCAAACACTGAAAGCCAATGAAAAGTAAATGATCTTACATGGATGTTACATGGATTTCCCATTCCCACTAGAGTATCCTGCTATTAATTATATGTTAGCAAGCATCTAGTACCAAATACCTAAATCTTGGGACTTCCCTACCTGTGCCATGACCAGAAGTCTCGTTGAAGCTAGAGCCTAAAGAACCAGATAAAGCTGATCCACTGCCTGATGCTGCTGAACCTGAACCCAACTGTGACTCCTTGTACAACGAGTGGTCAGGAAATTCAAGAGCAGCACTGTTAGCACTATCTTCTGGATCATTATCCTGGAGACAAAAAGCAGATCCAACACATCCACAGAAGTTACATTTAAGTATGCAAAAGGAAATTCATTCAGTTATTGAATTTGTCACACGTTGACCAAGTTCTCATATCAATTCAACAGGTTTGGAGTTTTTAGCTCTGAAAATGAGTGGTGGTTTAGAACTCAGGATAGCACTCTTCATGGGTGAAAATCAACAAGCATCTGAACTCTAGTTTACTGGTTTCTGCTGTAGGTATTTCCCCAATTTGTCAGGATATTGTATGGTTGCATAAAGTTAACAATTTCTGCTGACAAGAGAGGAGTCAGTTCCCTTCACATCCTGTTAGATGGCGTGAAGCAGCCATACACAAAAAGCAAAGGTGCACTACAGGGAAAATGAGTCTTCCCCTGATTCGCTATGCGAAGCGactgcttcagcagctccaggtacACCAGCTCCCCTTTCAGGACCCTACCCTGCAGTTTCAGCTGATCCAGCCTTTCCAGCCCAATCTGGATTCAGGaggcaacatttttttccttgcctgcagagctcagatTCCTGCCTCTGAGTTTACCGCGGAAGTTGGAGAGGCCTTTTCTATGCCCATGTATGGAAACCGACCCACACGGATCCCTGTTCTTCTTTCATTAGCTGCATCCCTGGGAGACAGAGGGAGTAATTAGAAGAGTATCTTCCCTTTGTTTTGGTTCTCCATAGACTGTGGGACTGGGTGAAAAAGGATGCAAATTGCGCAGCACTAACCAAGTTCCACATGCATAAAagccccaaaccccaaattctAGCTGACAGTTCCATTGAAAAGGCTGCTGCCAGAATGCTGAGCAGAAGCACCTTGTGGCAGCCTCAGAAGATCTCATATTTCTGTCATTTACTAAGTGCCCACACTGTACTGGTACAAGTTCCCATAAGCACAAGTATAAACTGCTTTCTCCACCTCCTGTGCTATTTGTGACCTGCAGCCTACATAGCACAGccaacagaaaaagcagctaACAAAATCTGTGTCCCTGACATACAGATCATCACCACCGGTTTTAGTGACAGAACACTGTGAAAGTCAGTTCTTCCTTTacataaaaatcttcattaCTTACACATTTATCTTCTGCATGTGGCTTAACATCAGCACTAATGGAAAGCTCCATAGGTTTTGGCAGCTCTTCTTGAAGCAAATTCAGCTGAAGTGGGGAGCTGCTCCGtgagctgctcagcagtagGGCCTGGTCACACTGGCCCTCTTGCTGGTCCTCCACGGATGagtgaggagaggctggaaagggCTGATCCACAGAGTGTGGTGCTACTGGTGATGGAGCACAAGGAGGGGGTGCTGGAGGTAGTGTGGTGCATGGATATGAAGAAGGTGGATAAACACACTGAGGGCTAGGGAGCAAGAGAGGTTGAGGCATCTGAGCATACATGGGGAAACCCTGAAAAAATACAGCCATAAACGAGCCTATGTTTGGGGGATAAAGGACTGGGTATGACTGTgttccacagcacagctgtgatgAGGACATGGACTGGGGTTGTAATGAGCGAAGGGCAAGCTGCTCTCCTTCAGAAGAGGCTGGAAAAGTAGACACTGGATTCGAACAGGCAGGAAATCCCATAGGAGGATGGACAttcaggctggaggagctcagaTAGGATACTTCTGGGGGAGAGAACAACTGTTTCTGATTTGTTCTCTTCTCACATGGAAgactatttctatttttactaGAAGAGTGGCTATCTGAGCACTGTCTCTGAGGTTTCTGGCGCTtgaattttccatgttttccttttttacagcTAGCTGGGCTGATCTGCTTTGAAGGGGAATCgcctgaggaagaaaaataaacatattcaCTAAAATGACAgacccagggaaaaaaagagagaaaaaaaaaaaaaaaaaaagaggaaaaacacccAGATAAATGAGCGTGGCTTATTCAGAGATCTGACTTTCCTCTGGATAACTCTTCCATAAACCAGTGATGGATTTGCTGACATATCTACAATATCTTCCTTCATGTCATCAATTTTCTTATTGATCACTTCGGCTTATCCCAATCAGatcttttatattctttcaaGGGAAGCAACAAACTACCTGGGATTTGCAGGCTTTATTGCAATAACTAACTATCTGCTTTGTGAAAAGTCTAAGATAGCAAGATCCAAGATGGAGCAGACCTTCTGTGTGGGCAATGCTGCTGTCAAATCTTGGCAATCCAAAGGAATCATTCTGCGAGCAGCCACAATAAAACACTCACTAAATTATACAAAGGAGAACCAGACTTCATGGCTAGGTTAGCCTTGTAAATCATCTAACAAGTCTTTATTTCTCAAAGCTGCTGCCTACCTTGTCCACAGGAATGTCTGTTGTTACTTCTGCTTCCTTGTTGAAGGTAAGTCCTAAATGGAGAGAGCAAGACCCTCTGTCGGAACTTGTCAACATAGTTCTGCTCCTCCTTTTGAGTGTGGGCTGACAACGTCTCCTTTGTTAGCCCAACTGGCTTTAAGTCCTCAGGCAGCACTGCAAGACTCTGAGCATTCACAGGAGGCAGCTCAATTTGTTCACTTCCAACTGCGGCATCCTCCATTGTAGTCACTTCtttgaagagggaagaaaagaaatcactCTTTGCTCTGCCCTTCTGGTGTCAACTACCACAAAAGCCAGAGTGTTACACAGAAAACAACCTCATCTGACCCACTGAGCAGAGGCAGGGGGAGAAAACACCCTTTCAACTCGAATATAGTTACACTAATATCAACTGAGCAAGTTACTTTGCATGGTCTGGAAAACTTCAAATTCACTTTGAAGTTAGAGGCacttcttcatattttcttaGTACAATAGCAGCTACATActcttattttttgcttctttctgcattaaaatgaaataacattGGCCCCATAGTAATTCTTATTTGAATCCTCAATGGCCAAAAGCACATTGTTGTGTTTGAGGTATATGCAATGAAGTTcaagtggaaaagaaacagtgtAGTGTATTAAAAACTAGTTTTACTAAAATACCCTAAAAATTTCCAAGCTCAAGTTTTTCTTCACAGCACCTTGAGAAGTACcttaatatttcagaattcaAATTCACTGAGGACATACCTTAAATGAGCAAAACTTTCTCACGGTGTACTTCAGGCTGGAAACATTGTGTAAATTTAAATATCAGTCAGTGTTTTGTGCGTGTGAACAGTACCTGATTCAGGGTGTGGGACATGCACTATAGTGCTGCTGTAGCTGCACTGGCTGGTGACAGATATGACACTTGGAGCCTTGTTGGACAGGGTCAGGTCTGCCAGAGGAGCTCCCACCATGCCTGCAGTTGTCTGGTCTTTCAGCGTCTCTTCCAGACCAGCAGATATTGGCGTGTGGGACTCAACTGCTGACAGCATAGCAGTATCTATTGGCAAATGACAAAGTTTCTACATGGAATTCCATTCCAAGCACTCTGCTCCCAATTCATCAAGTCTCACTGGTTCAGAAATAACCAGTAACTATGCAGACTATTAAATAAGACAGTCTTATATactaaaaaaaacatttacatgCCAGTGCAATGTCAGCACATACTAAATGTGGCGTAAAATGAGTGAGCAACAGAAGGTTCatttaacaacaacaaacaagAGTTTCTTTGATGCATTCAAAGACTTAACATTTTAGCTTATGTTTAATTGGGAGAGCTAGGCAATTCAGGCAAATATTTACTAAATATTTAGGTAAATATTTACTAAAATACTGTTAGCAACACAACAGTTTAAAAAGTGGACAAACCTTGGAACACACAACAGTGacatataaaaaaaccccaaatcagtTTTTGTGGTTCTAATATGATTGTCAGTACACTTTGTGTTACCTTCCAATGCCCTGACTTCCTGCTGACTTTGCTGGACTTGTTTGTCATCTTCTGAAGATGACGATGATGTATTTGCAGAAgatttacatttccttttcaatgCTGGAATACTGCAGCTCTCTAGATATCTGAAATGAAAGCATATCACAGGAAGCTCTCTCTACTTTGGGGGGGGCATTTTCTCCATTTGGAAATACAAACATTTGAACAATCCAAACTGGAGATCCAGAGGTTGTTAACTAGCATTTTAAATTCACTGCAGGAAGTTCTGGACACGTATCTGCTTTCCAAgtagtatttaaataaaatctatcaCTCTttgagggggaagaaaaaaaaagaaaaaaagaaaaaagattacaTTATCCACTGGGTTAAAAAATTACTGACATTTTATAAGTTATATCaactttttgttttatatgGATGTTCTCAGTGTGTAATGTGAAGACATTGACATTTTATGACCATCAAAATTCACTTAAATTCCTATTGCACCAATGAAAAATGTCAACAAATAGCTGCAAACAGAATCTTAGGTCCTAAACTTTTCATTGCTGTGTAATTCAGATTGGGCAATCCACCCCAGTGCTCAGAGAGGCAGAAAACTTTACAAACAATCCCACATTTATCTCACAACTCAAACCCCAGACAGTTTAAGGCCAATGCAAACTGCTTGGATATTTACTTTCTACCAATTAATCTTAAACTTGTATCACTAAAATGGTTTCATAGCTTATTACCTGATGATACTATCGACACAATTGATCTGCTGATAGGAAGGAACATGTGGAGTCTTCTTTGAATCATCAAAAAATGTATTGCCTGGTTCTTCTGTGCTATCCCCTCTCAGTgtctgaagaaaacaagaagcagtGTGCCTCTTCCCTGGAAGAGAGGAAACCTTTAAAGGTTACTCTCAAGGGCATCTAAACACTACCcacacacagatatatatatatatacacatatatatacatatatatatttgtgtgtgtgtgtgtatacacacacacaaatatctACTGGAATCCACATAATGATACAAGGATGTATGACCTATGACAGCCCATAGGACCTATGACAGCTCTCATTAAAAActtattctgcattttcatcTCAATTTATATGTTTTGAGGCAAGGAAAGGTGAGGGAAAAGATGCCTGAAAAAAGCCAACCCCCCCCCCCAGCACCTTAAACATtgatttgaaaaagaaagcaaacacaaagaaaatagtATATAAAACCCCCTGCATTTAAGCTGCAAATAAAGGTGTAATTAATATTACTCTTCTTTCAATTTATACATCACAGAATTCAACCCATTATTTAACAGTAATTCACAGCTTTGTATACCATGGATACACTGGCCAGAGTCCTATCAATATTGACAGTACAATCCTCTAGGACAACACCAGCAGTTCACTTTAATATAGAGTATcccagagaaaaatgttttaatacaGAACTCTATGATATTTGAACATCCAGGTTTTTCCATGTATTTGTGCTACAAACAAACTGCAGATAATGTGCACTAATATAACATTAAGCACTCAGTAACTGAATCTCTACTTCAGTGGGAAGTGGGGCCATATTGTCCAGCCTATGATAATTTCTAGGAGTTCACATAAAGTAACCAAGGGGAGCTTCCTCATTACTTGCTACAAGCACATGTGCATTTTCACTAGAAAACGTTAATGTACAGAAAAGGATAAGTCTGTTAACCTAGAAAGAGACAGATATGTTCCTCCATATTTTAAGGAGGAGTTAAAAAGTTACTGCATCTACTGAGGTTATTTTTAGGGGTGAATTGGGAGGAGGGTGGGGaacttgtttgtttgggttttaaagaaaacaaacctcaTATCTAAGCCACGCtaaaaaatgccatttaaagTTCTTCAGCATAACACCAGGTAGCCAAACTCAGGGCTACAGATGTACTGGAGTTCATGTTACCTTAAGGATCATAACTACATTAACTTACCTCCCAAAACTTCTGAGTTCACAGCCTGTTCATTTGCATTCTGTGGCTTGCTCCTCGATGCAATGtacagctgctgccccaggttCTTAATTCGGTTGACATCTGCACAAACTTGTTGCAATGTCATCTTgagacacacaaaaaatgtaAAGTCAGAATAAAATTACTACAGAGAGGCCATAGGAGCTGACTTGGGTTCTTGTATTCTTCAAATTGAAAGGAGTAGACTATCAGCCTAAGCCTGGTATCTATTGGTATTTGTAAACTTACTTAATCCAATTATCATGGTTAATTTAAGTAAATTAACTATGAGAAAAGCTCAAACAGCCTCAGCATTTGAATGTTTTAATACCTGTGCCAAGCCCTGTGAGTGGGAATAAGCTGATGACTTACTCAGGAGCCTCACAAGGAAACTAGGTAATTGCAATGCTTATATTAGGACAGCACTACTTCCACTCTCTTCTATAGCAGTCAGCAAAATTTAGAGCAGAAACCAAAAGTAAGCACTCTATAATTAACCAATTTAGCTTTAACATGGTTTTATTCTTCCCACTTCAGTAAAATTCATAATGAAAAGCACACATGTACAAAgtaaagattttcatttttacaggtGTATTTTCACTTCTCTGCAGGCAGTGACACATTTATAGACTTACTGGTTCCTGTGTTTCCTCTGCACAGTTCCCATTGGAGTCACTTGAAGATGCTATGCTGATGTAGTGCTCATAGGAGCCACTGCTTCCAAGGCTTCCATAACCACTGGAAACATTGCTGTGAACTGGCTGtatgagagggggaaaaaaatttaaaaatcatcctCTGAGacaacaaaaggaaggaaacaacaTACTTTGCAACACAGAACTTCAAATAAACAAAGAGAGTCAAATGAAAAGTCAGTATTTGTCTGGCTCTACCACTTACTTAGGGTAAGAATTCTCTACCATGCTTCAAACTGATTCAAGATGCAGGTTTACCTTATTTACCTTTCAACATAAAGACTTGgcaaaaatgtgaaacaaattattttattttttttttttggtaatgaGGTGGGACTGTATCCATGTAGAACTTTCCTTTCACACCTTTTAAAAGACCATCCTCAAAAGAGCCCACTAATCAGACTCAAGTTTCTTTAGCCTCTCACTCAGAAGGCCAGCCTGTGTTCTGAAATTCTTTTGCCTTCTTTACCTGCAGAAGCAGTTTGTAAATTTGTCCTTGTAATTCTCTTATCTCTTTCTCCACGCTGCTCGTTTCTTTACTTCTTGGGGCAAAGACATCTTCATTCAGAGGGCTTCTGGAGAGAGCCAACAGTATTTCactgttcattttcatttgatGAAGATAGCTATAAACACTTAGAACAGATTCTTTATTgattatgattattttattttgactgtTCTGCTGAGTCAACACAGAGGAATGTCCTCTGTCccaacagctgctctgctggggtaGTGGGGCAGAGCTATGAGAGCAGGGAAGCTCCAGGGAAGTCAATACACCAGCAGAGACACCAGTTAAGGCTGACAAGCATCTACCCCTCTGGCTCCTTCACTCAGAAGGCAAACTCATACCCCATAAAATCATGTATAAAAGATCTCTTTGAAAAGTCAGAAGGCCATTCCCAAAAGCCATTTCCTCTAAGAGAAACCAGGTAAGAAGGCAGTCAgtcatattttcatatttcttgaaAACTAAGGAGAAgcatctgaaaaattaatttctacgTTCAATAtgaactgcattttaaaaagacGTTGCCttggtaaatatttaaatgctgtaCCAAGTAAATATGCCAAAAGAAGGTCAATTAATTGGGTTCTTCTGGTGAGCCAACCATGAATTAATTTTAGGTAATTATTTGTTAAAGTGATCTAGTTTTTATGCTGCTTTTTAGCTTTTGCTCATCTAAAACTGGTATTTTAATTTGGGCATCAACTATGCAAAAACctgctaaaataaaaagctggCTTTGTCTTTTACTTCAAAGTAATTAACTTATTTTCACACGTTATAAACAAGACTAATGCTGTTCTGAAGGAATGGTCTGAAGACAAATGCTAGGCTGTTGTCACATCTGCAAAAGCAGATTATGTCTCTAGTTCAGTACTTAGACTGTTTTGTTTAGCAGAGTAATcaatgaaaagcattttatttgaTCAATTCTACAACTGACTTACGTCCGGACTTTGTGTCGGCCAATGATGAACACAACTTTCCTGCTCCAAGGATTCACAAAACTGGACCAGCTGGTGTCCAGTATGACATAATCCCCATTTTGAGTACAAAATCTAATAGGTAAGTGCTCAAAAGGGGGTTGGCCAGCAAATTTCAGTACTGAAAAACACAATCAAGAAACAAGATTTAGCTTACATTATGACACAGTAGTGCAAGCACAAACACCAATAACTGGGGTTCTCAGAACCTTGGGACTGAATTTACTTTGATCTCAAACTGACTGCATGAGTTAATTAGTTAATTTTTGTCTAGACTGCTGATCAGTCACATGTCAAGCAGTATGATAAAGGTATGACAAAGCATCGTAAAACCAACAGAAATTCCTCTAAAAGCAGCTCTTACTTTTCCGGTGAATAGTGATCATCAAAGGACGATCTTCTGGGTGCAAATACATCAGTATGGATGTTCCAATTAAATCCTGAGGTAAGTAACCCAACAAAGGCACTGCTCTGAAACCCAAACACATTATCACAGGTTATAATAAAGTTTTGAATACTTCCATCCTTAACCCTTTGCTGGTCAGTGAAGTGCCCATGCACACAATCTACAGTGAAATAAACTAAGGCTACAGGACATTTTCCCAACCCATCTCATAATCCTTCATTGTAATATTGACACAAATACCCATGACAAACATTTCTGTGCCTGGAGATTTAACAGATATTCACATTTGCAGGCAGTTTTGTGCTTGTTTacatgcaaaaggaaaaaaaaaaatcggaTCTTGAAGACAACGGGTCATAGGCAAAATATAAGCAATTATGCTCATTTTCCACTGTTGATGCTACCACAGCTCCCTATTGCCCTGGATAATGAAAACTGACTGCAGTTCTGTTTAACATGTGTTTTAAACCAACAAAGGAGACTACATGTATGCAGTGTGAGATGTTTTCCATGAGTGGACTAACACaaactgttttgtttaattACATACTGCAAATCACACAGTTCAGCTACTTTACTTGGGTCTCCAGCTGCATCactaaatgatttttttctacctCTCCATACACACCTCACAGGTCTGAAAAACTCAAATCTCTCACCTGTCATCTATGTCCagaaaaacacatccagggGTGTGTGTGGTGGTGAATATTCTTTTATCCATAGGAATTCGAGGAGCTAATAGAAACAAAATACGCACTAAGACAGAAAACTTGGGCATTACTGTTGCTCATGATATTTACTGGTTCCTGAACTTTATAATGGTTTGCTGCTTTCTAACCAGTAACTCACAGAAACATTACAGATTTTTAGGTACTACAGACttctctcaaaaataaaaataacacataGAGGTTGAATGCTTTGGGGCCTAGCAAAGGCAGCACAGATATTCTGGATTtgcatgcatgcacacacaagCTGCAACTTACACAGGTGAGACTACCCAAGCACAGGTTCTAAACAAAGGATGAAGACTTTCAtacactgcattttatttttttttggattgGATTTTTCTCCAGTGGAGCATCCTGACTTGCCTTCATATCCAGAGTGGATTTTCTCAGCCAAAGCTAAGCAGCAGGACTCTGCATCCACACGGACAGAAGTGCACACGTGGACCAAGTATGGGGTGATTCGGAAGGGGTAACAACGTGCTTCTTGTTCTTGATCTTTCCCACCCCTGAGGAAAACAACAGGAATTAACACCACAGTTTCAAGACTCACATACTGTGTGCCAGGGCTAAGAGCcctgcccagagaagttatATTGAGCACAAACCCAAATAACCATGTCCTACACATACTCCTTTGAGATCCAAGGTCAACACACTCAGCAACACTGACCTTCCTCCTGTTGAGATCAAGTAGATGTTTTGTCTCCAACACTTAAATTCAGAGGCTGTCTAGAAATACTATAATGGTTAAAGACTGTTTTCTAATTCTCAGTCCAACTGTATTCACAAGAACCACTCATTTGGTTTTGTGCTCTCCTTCAAGTTAAACAGCcctttttctgcttgttgttTATTCTGTAccatttttaggaaaaaaaaaatcattaaaatatatgtCTCCCTCAAGGTTAGTTTTCACAGACCTACATAAGAAAGACTGCTCCAGACTTGGTGCATTGTTGTTCTCTGACTATCTTCCAAAAGAATTTGTCTTCCTAGAATGTGTTTGAACTGTGGCATCATTCTTGATGAGATCTTAACCATGGCTTTGCAACAGCTGCAGTAACAATTGGTACTTACTAAAATGCTTTTCCACCTGTTATAATTTCAATATCATACCCAGCTCTTACAGAAAGAATTGAGTTAAATTTTTGAAGATTATCATTCACACTAGAAGTTACTTTCTTATTCCACACTTGGTTTTGTAAGATGTTTCTAGAGAGAAATGACTGCCATAAAAACTACTTCTGACACTTCTGtctttgggaaaacaaaagataCAAATGGAAATTGGATACAGCAGAAGTCTAACTCATAAAACACCGTTTTCTTACTTAAGCCTAGAGCGTGTGcctgtgaaaaaatatttttactcatTAAACCAACAAAATCAGAAGATCTGTTACATAAGGGAAGTAGAGACAGATGTTGTAcaaaaacatggagaaaaactGTTGTAAAATGTTTATGTATCCAGTTCCCCCAACCTAACATTGTTATCTGTCCAGCTATATCAATTTCAGATGCCCTGATACCATTCAAGAGACAAAGGTGGTTTAAGAACTAAGGCTGTTGAAACACATATGAATGAATCAATGACCAACTGAAAGATGAGGAAGTGTTGTATCTGCTCAGAAGCAAACAGTTCTTACTGAAATCTGAGATCACCTGAGTCCAGGACAGTACTGCACTGAAGACTGAAGGccaatctcatttttttttcctcctttagcTCTAAGATTAGTCAGGTACTAAGTAAAAAACAGcattcacagcagcag is drawn from Parus major isolate Abel chromosome 21, Parus_major1.1, whole genome shotgun sequence and contains these coding sequences:
- the PER3 gene encoding period circadian protein homolog 3 isoform X1, with amino-acid sequence MLGGSGMDASERRGGSAERGAAWAGAGREAAAAPRGAAGARCAACEGSGSGPGGTELHSPESSGGSGAEKANREQLNWSQSHRDMMMMIQEMKRCLPEEKRSSNKPSTISALNYALQCVQQVQANNDFFQALNDRRVFQTDVVTYSIEELVAVASEHTPKNTDTFVAVFSLLSGRIVHISEQAASILNCKKKVLDSSRFVELLVPQDVSVFYTHTDQSHLPLWNMESQTASPYEYAQVKSFFCRIRGGKDQEQEARCYPFRITPYLVHVCTSVRVDAESCCLALAEKIHSGYEAPRIPMDKRIFTTTHTPGCVFLDIDDRAVPLLGYLPQDLIGTSILMYLHPEDRPLMITIHRKILKFAGQPPFEHLPIRFCTQNGDYVILDTSWSSFVNPWSRKVVFIIGRHKVRTVYSYLHQMKMNSEILLALSRSPLNEDVFAPRSKETSSVEKEIRELQGQIYKLLLQPVHSNVSSGYGSLGSSGSYEHYISIASSSDSNGNCAEETQEPMTLQQVCADVNRIKNLGQQLYIASRSKPQNANEQAVNSEVLGGKRHTASCFLQTLRGDSTEEPGNTFFDDSKKTPHVPSYQQINCVDSIIRYLESCSIPALKRKCKSSANTSSSSSEDDKQVQQSQQEVRALEDTAMLSAVESHTPISAGLEETLKDQTTAGMVGAPLADLTLSNKAPSVISVTSQCSYSSTIVHVPHPESEVTTMEDAAVGSEQIELPPVNAQSLAVLPEDLKPVGLTKETLSAHTQKEEQNYVDKFRQRVLLSPFRTYLQQGSRSNNRHSCGQGDSPSKQISPASCKKGKHGKFKRQKPQRQCSDSHSSSKNRNSLPCEKRTNQKQLFSPPEVSYLSSSSLNVHPPMGFPACSNPVSTFPASSEGEQLALRSLQPQSMSSSQLCCGTQSYPVLYPPNIGSFMAVFFQGFPMYAQMPQPLLLPSPQCVYPPSSYPCTTLPPAPPPCAPSPVAPHSVDQPFPASPHSSVEDQQEGQCDQALLLSSSRSSSPLQLNLLQEELPKPMELSISADVKPHAEDKCDNDPEDSANSAALEFPDHSLYKESQLGSGSAASGSGSALSGSLGSSFNETSGHGTAGSGKSSKYFASNYSSEASKEEKNQEAEEKGTAYKSKHESAWVMMDHTPERVLMNYQMPNRIKEEVLKQDLEKLAVMKKQQPWFTDGQKKELAEVHSWIRTQTVPLQISTQGCVTCDSRETSCEAAVADDNMENKGEPPPVLPR
- the PER3 gene encoding period circadian protein homolog 3 isoform X7 → MLGGSGMDASERRGGSAERGAAWAGAGREAAAAPRGAAGARCAACEGSGSGPGGTELHSPESSGGSGAEKANREQLNWSQSHRDMMMMIQEMKRCLPEEKRSSNKPSTISALNYALQCVQQVQANNDFFQALNDRRVFQTDVVTYSIEELVAVASEHTPKNTDTFVAVFSLLSGRIVHISEQAASILNCKKKVLDSSRFVELLVPQDVSVFYTHTDQSHLPLWNMESQTASPYEYAQVKSFFCRIRGGKDQEQEARCYPFRITPYLVHVCTSVRVDAESCCLALAEKIHSGYEAPRIPMDKRIFTTTHTPGCVFLDIDDRAVPLLGYLPQDLIGTSILMYLHPEDRPLMITIHRKILKFAGQPPFEHLPIRFCTQNGDYVILDTSWSSFVNPWSRKVVFIIGRHKVRTVYSYLHQMKMNSEILLALSRSPLNEDVFAPRSKETSSVEKEIRELQGQIYKLLLQPVHSNVSSGYGSLGSSGSYEHYISIASSSDSNGNCAEETQEPMTLQQVCADVNRIKNLGQQLYIASRSKPQNANEQAVNSEVLGGKRHTASCFLQTLRGDSTEEPGNTFFDDSKKTPHVPSYQQINCVDSIIRYLESCSIPALKRKCKSSANTSSSSSEDDKQVQQSQQEVRALEEVTTMEDAAVGSEQIELPPVNAQSLAVLPEDLKPVGLTKETLSAHTQKEEQNYVDKFRQRVLLSPFRTYLQQGSRSNNRHSCGQGDSPSKQISPASCKKGKHGKFKRQKPQRQCSDSHSSSKNRNSLPCEKRTNQKQLFSPPEVSYLSSSSLNVHPPMGFPACSNPVSTFPASSEGEQLALRSLQPQSMSSSQLCCGTQSYPVLYPPNIGSFMAVFFQGFPMYAQMPQPLLLPSPQCVYPPSSYPCTTLPPAPPPCAPSPVAPHSVDQPFPASPHSSVEDQQEGQCDQALLLSSSRSSSPLQLNLLQEELPKPMELSISADVKPHAEDKCDNDPEDSANSAALEFPDHSLYKESQLGSGSAASGSGSALSGSLGSSFNETSGHGTAGSGKSSKYFASNYSSEASKEEKNQEAEEKGTAYKSKHESAWVMMDHTPERVLMNYQMPNRIKEEVLKQDLEKLAVMKKQQPWFTDGQKKELAEVHSWIRTQTVPLQISTQGCVTCDSRETSCEAAVADDNMENKGEPPPVLPR